One window of Novipirellula aureliae genomic DNA carries:
- a CDS encoding glycoside hydrolase family 16 protein — MRISANSLSITLLGCCCLLPANSSAQEAVLDAKPASLTYSQLVWSDEFEGEELDRSKWSIEVNAFGGGNQELQIYTDRQENVRVEDGNLVIEARNDKAAVSGTEREYSSGRVRTKKRGDWKYGRIDVRAKVPAGKGIWSAIWMLPTDEKYGGWAASGEIDIMEMRGQDPNIVLGTLHYGDNWPRNTHSGDQYKLEAGSFADDFHVFSIVWKPGQIDWLIDGKRYQTQTKWSTAGADFPAPFDQEFHLLLNVAVGGNFLGSPDATTEFPRQMQVDYVRVYQ, encoded by the coding sequence ATGCGAATTTCAGCTAACTCTCTTTCCATCACTCTCCTCGGTTGCTGTTGTCTCTTGCCCGCAAACAGCTCTGCTCAAGAGGCGGTGTTGGATGCGAAACCAGCGTCCCTGACCTACTCCCAGTTGGTTTGGAGCGATGAATTTGAAGGAGAGGAGCTCGATCGGTCGAAATGGAGCATTGAGGTCAATGCCTTTGGGGGCGGCAACCAAGAACTTCAAATTTACACCGATCGCCAAGAAAACGTTCGTGTCGAAGATGGAAACTTGGTAATCGAAGCTCGAAACGACAAGGCGGCAGTCAGCGGTACGGAGCGAGAATATTCGTCGGGTCGAGTTCGAACGAAAAAACGTGGCGATTGGAAATACGGCAGGATTGATGTTCGAGCAAAGGTTCCGGCCGGAAAGGGAATCTGGTCCGCAATCTGGATGCTGCCGACCGACGAAAAGTACGGCGGCTGGGCGGCGAGTGGCGAGATCGACATTATGGAAATGAGAGGGCAAGATCCCAATATTGTCCTGGGAACCCTTCACTACGGTGATAACTGGCCGCGGAACACCCACTCAGGCGATCAGTACAAACTAGAAGCAGGAAGTTTCGCAGATGACTTTCACGTCTTTTCAATTGTTTGGAAGCCTGGGCAAATCGACTGGCTGATCGATGGCAAACGATACCAAACTCAAACCAAATGGAGCACAGCCGGCGCCGACTTTCCGGCACCGTTTGATCAGGAATTTCATCTGCTTTTGAATGTCGCGGTGGGCGGCAATTTCCTTGGTTCGCCTGATGCGACGACCGAGTTTCCCCGCCAGATGCAAGTCGATTACGTCCGCGTTTATCAGTAA
- a CDS encoding lysophospholipid acyltransferase family protein has translation MNRYRMRFAPNVWTPQLTPWLVNWLRPFRKRRQWSELRIKNVEVVGDAIVREQLDAGCGVLMMPNHSSHADPFTIYAAADLIGTALYVMATWHVFDGKPWLTQRLLRCHGCFSVDREANDIGAFRLATGILQQKKQPLVLFPEGEIYHCNDRVTPFRDGASAIAVAAARKSDRPIVCIPCAITYRYEEDPTPQLTETMGRLEEAIFWRRRSDRPLEKRIYHFAEALLAVKELEYFEQANSGPLPERIRSLSDHILRSVESRHEIDGGIGSVPERVKAARRAIIGKLENVESDSQVTTDLNNDLEDLFLVVQSFSYPGDYVKAKPSIERLAETLDKFEEDILKHPTASIKAERSVRLAFGSPVKVSADRKDKGQIARITGEVESAVQSMLDDGVKWRSQ, from the coding sequence ATGAACCGATATCGCATGCGTTTTGCTCCTAATGTTTGGACGCCCCAGTTGACTCCTTGGTTGGTGAATTGGCTGAGACCGTTTCGCAAACGCCGCCAGTGGTCTGAGCTGCGGATCAAGAATGTTGAAGTGGTTGGCGATGCCATTGTACGCGAACAACTCGATGCGGGATGCGGCGTGTTAATGATGCCGAATCATTCCAGCCATGCGGATCCGTTCACAATCTATGCGGCGGCGGATTTGATTGGTACGGCATTGTATGTCATGGCGACTTGGCATGTCTTTGACGGAAAACCTTGGCTAACGCAGCGTCTGCTTCGGTGCCATGGTTGTTTTAGCGTCGACCGTGAAGCGAACGACATCGGTGCATTTCGATTGGCAACCGGCATCTTGCAACAGAAAAAGCAGCCGTTGGTTTTGTTTCCCGAAGGCGAGATCTATCATTGCAACGATCGTGTAACTCCGTTTCGAGATGGAGCGTCGGCGATCGCGGTTGCAGCGGCACGTAAATCGGATCGACCGATTGTCTGTATCCCGTGCGCGATTACGTATCGCTATGAGGAAGACCCGACTCCGCAGCTGACAGAGACGATGGGGCGATTGGAAGAAGCGATTTTTTGGAGACGTCGTAGCGATCGGCCACTTGAAAAACGTATCTATCACTTCGCCGAGGCATTGTTGGCTGTGAAAGAGTTAGAGTATTTCGAGCAGGCTAATTCGGGACCGCTGCCGGAGCGGATTCGCTCTTTGAGTGATCATATTCTACGATCCGTCGAGTCGCGTCACGAGATCGATGGTGGTATCGGTTCCGTACCGGAACGCGTCAAAGCGGCGCGGCGAGCCATTATTGGCAAGCTCGAAAACGTCGAATCGGATTCGCAGGTGACAACGGACCTCAACAATGACCTCGAGGATCTGTTCTTGGTCGTTCAATCGTTCAGTTACCCTGGGGACTACGTCAAAGCGAAACCGTCGATCGAGCGGCTAGCCGAAACGCTCGATAAGTTTGAAGAGGATATTTTGAAACATCCTACCGCATCGATTAAAGCTGAGCGGAGTGTGCGGCTAGCGTTTGGATCGCCAGTCAAGGTGTCAGCGGACCGCAAGGACAAGGGACAAATCGCCCGAATTACGGGTGAAGTCGAATCCGCAGTCCAGTCGATGCTCGACGACGGCGTGAAATGGCGGAGCCAATAG
- a CDS encoding DUF58 domain-containing protein translates to MTRILDLVSPQQLARVASLQILARQTVEGYFSGRHRSPQKGVSVEFKEHRPYVRGDELKDVDWKAFAKSDRLSIRQHEQETNLRCTLLVDRSGSMMYGGSRSTQGNKDRYVQGLAASLAYLMLSQQDSVGVITFDHIVRANIPPRNRPSHLQAVLNALCRPIDGSETDLGAAISSIVPNLKRRGLVVLVSDAMGDLKKLGRVLAQIRAQQHEIVFFHILDPDEVDFPFHGHVQFQDLERQTDDIKLDPDLIRRGYLKRFDDHASELRELCTRNRIDLVTIQTDEPLDHALHHYVSNRRIG, encoded by the coding sequence ATGACCAGAATCCTCGACCTCGTTTCGCCACAGCAGCTTGCGCGAGTCGCGTCACTGCAGATTTTGGCTCGGCAGACGGTCGAGGGCTATTTCTCGGGACGCCATCGCTCGCCTCAAAAAGGTGTCAGCGTCGAATTCAAAGAGCATCGCCCCTACGTCCGTGGCGACGAACTCAAGGACGTGGACTGGAAAGCATTCGCAAAAAGCGATCGGCTGTCCATCCGCCAACATGAACAGGAAACCAACTTACGCTGCACGTTGCTGGTCGACCGCAGCGGCTCGATGATGTATGGGGGGAGTCGTAGCACCCAAGGCAACAAGGACCGCTACGTTCAGGGCCTGGCGGCATCGCTAGCATATTTGATGCTATCCCAGCAAGACTCGGTCGGTGTGATCACGTTCGACCACATCGTGCGAGCGAACATTCCGCCCCGCAACCGCCCGTCACATTTGCAAGCCGTGTTGAATGCTTTGTGTCGCCCGATCGATGGATCGGAAACCGATCTGGGGGCTGCCATTTCCAGCATCGTGCCCAACCTTAAACGACGAGGACTTGTCGTGCTGGTGTCCGATGCCATGGGAGACCTCAAAAAGCTCGGACGCGTTCTTGCACAAATCCGTGCCCAACAACATGAGATTGTATTCTTCCATATTCTCGATCCCGACGAAGTCGACTTTCCGTTTCATGGGCATGTCCAGTTTCAAGATCTCGAACGGCAAACCGACGATATTAAGCTTGATCCCGACCTGATCCGCCGTGGCTATTTGAAGCGGTTCGACGATCACGCATCCGAACTTCGTGAACTTTGCACACGAAATCGCATTGATTTGGTAACGATCCAAACCGATGAACCGCTCGACCATGCGCTGCATCACTATGTATCGAACCGGAGAATCGGCTAG
- a CDS encoding OsmC family protein: MSVNIQATYHGSLRVDAVHGPSGVQLHTDAPVDNGGKGSSFSPTDLVATALGSCLLTIMGLVAERHEIDLSGTTVSVTKEMAADPVRRIGRLEAIVTIPAGRVNDSKMRERIEAAARKCPVHQSLHPDIEAPIEFVYEA; the protein is encoded by the coding sequence ATGTCAGTCAATATCCAAGCCACATACCATGGTAGTCTTCGCGTCGATGCGGTCCATGGGCCGAGCGGCGTCCAACTTCACACCGATGCGCCCGTCGACAATGGTGGCAAAGGATCGAGTTTTTCGCCCACGGATTTGGTCGCAACGGCTCTGGGCAGTTGTCTGTTGACAATCATGGGCCTCGTTGCCGAGCGACACGAAATCGATTTATCCGGGACGACGGTGAGCGTTACCAAGGAAATGGCCGCCGACCCGGTGCGTCGCATCGGCCGCCTTGAAGCGATCGTCACGATTCCGGCGGGCCGAGTGAACGATTCGAAGATGCGAGAGCGAATCGAAGCGGCAGCCCGAAAGTGTCCCGTCCACCAAAGCTTGCATCCCGATATCGAGGCACCGATCGAGTTTGTCTACGAAGCGTAG
- a CDS encoding cytosine permease, whose amino-acid sequence MATNLPHYVASAKPVPQEGRMPWFKSTAQTYAGIMLWFVFWDNVPASGAATAGGVLGHGLAIALLGVVIAALVCHFCCYLAPGLMGMKTGLSLAVVGTSTYGVRGGFIMPGFFMGILQFGWLAVNAYFSAMLVASFAGHDGGSAVHMGIAIAWALLAVFVGLKGIAYVAKVATYLPLIPLVILLVLFAKTFSGIGSFEPSMLGVTADLNVSSLDLMFILIANVVGFFATAGAAGVDIASSNPTKKDVHLGGLVGVAGVTIFTGCLALLIVAGTYGSGMIAGGETPLEPTKLMESIMGTGTGKVFMLLLALAAFPPACFSSFIAAESLKNTLPSVNPFVSCGIGAACAIGLVLSGQAGNAAGVFGFIGASFGPICGAMTADYLLAGKQWPGPRAGFNPAGWISWACGFVVGVWPTLAPRLGIDFAMPCPPVAAIIVGFVLYLVLAKIGMTTKILSMPSAPQ is encoded by the coding sequence ATGGCAACGAACTTACCGCACTATGTCGCGTCAGCTAAACCTGTCCCACAAGAAGGCCGAATGCCGTGGTTCAAAAGCACGGCCCAAACCTACGCGGGAATTATGTTGTGGTTTGTTTTTTGGGACAATGTTCCCGCCAGTGGTGCGGCGACAGCAGGCGGAGTGCTTGGACATGGGCTTGCGATCGCCTTGCTCGGAGTCGTCATTGCGGCCCTCGTCTGTCACTTCTGCTGCTATCTAGCTCCCGGCTTGATGGGGATGAAGACCGGCTTGTCGTTGGCCGTGGTCGGCACGTCCACCTACGGGGTGAGAGGCGGTTTTATCATGCCTGGCTTCTTTATGGGTATCTTGCAATTCGGTTGGTTGGCCGTTAACGCATACTTCTCTGCGATGTTGGTGGCCAGTTTTGCAGGCCATGACGGTGGTTCTGCGGTCCACATGGGAATTGCGATCGCGTGGGCGTTGTTGGCGGTCTTCGTCGGTTTGAAGGGAATCGCGTATGTTGCCAAAGTAGCGACCTACTTGCCACTCATCCCGCTAGTCATCCTCTTGGTTTTGTTTGCCAAGACCTTCTCGGGTATCGGAAGTTTTGAGCCGAGTATGCTGGGCGTCACCGCAGACCTAAATGTTTCATCATTGGACTTGATGTTCATTCTGATCGCAAACGTGGTCGGTTTCTTTGCCACTGCAGGTGCTGCGGGCGTCGACATCGCGTCAAGTAACCCAACCAAAAAGGACGTCCACTTGGGCGGCTTGGTCGGAGTTGCTGGCGTTACGATCTTCACCGGTTGCTTGGCACTACTAATCGTCGCGGGAACTTACGGAAGCGGCATGATCGCGGGCGGCGAAACGCCACTCGAACCCACCAAGTTGATGGAGTCGATTATGGGGACGGGGACCGGAAAGGTCTTCATGCTCCTGTTGGCATTAGCGGCCTTTCCACCTGCTTGCTTTAGCTCGTTCATCGCTGCCGAGAGTCTCAAAAACACGCTTCCAAGTGTCAATCCATTCGTCTCGTGTGGCATCGGTGCAGCTTGTGCGATTGGCTTGGTTTTGTCAGGCCAGGCGGGTAATGCAGCGGGTGTCTTCGGATTTATCGGCGCATCATTCGGGCCAATCTGTGGTGCAATGACCGCTGATTATCTGTTGGCTGGCAAGCAGTGGCCTGGCCCGCGTGCAGGGTTCAATCCAGCGGGATGGATTTCTTGGGCATGTGGATTCGTCGTCGGTGTCTGGCCCACTTTAGCACCAAGATTGGGCATCGATTTTGCGATGCCATGCCCACCGGTTGCAGCGATCATCGTCGGCTTCGTGCTCTACCTAGTACTCGCCAAGATCGGCATGACCACAAAGATATTGTCAATGCCTAGCGCACCGCAGTAG
- a CDS encoding cellulase family glycosylhydrolase → MIFQNTLLTSFWATGIVLSFTGFSHAGGMNLPRTHGSSNQGAFLPGVYQYDYDEKDIARIQESHFDHFRMLVNVETCHDSEALTEMLTLFAKLGSRGIVCMNDTNQPGEIEHGNGRVNDLAEMAAAWKIVYERVKHLQDVKFEVFNEPFGYRSAEEYLQAMNTLIAKAGLPEERCILNGIGYAEDIQSVAKAGWTGDLAYHFYPNWLPRGQQSLGNYSQLIQTSLSGVSNDIYITEFGAALNRGDVYNASSTRNGNVLALQGLQDALRNLKKRGQHVKETYHWHGWDNGDSYSFWDKDNHFGAEKIRQIQEDP, encoded by the coding sequence ATGATTTTCCAAAACACCTTGCTAACGTCTTTCTGGGCAACCGGAATCGTATTGAGCTTCACGGGTTTTAGTCATGCTGGCGGAATGAATTTGCCGCGGACCCATGGCTCGTCGAACCAAGGCGCGTTTCTGCCAGGCGTTTACCAATACGATTATGACGAAAAAGACATCGCCAGAATACAAGAGTCACACTTTGATCATTTCCGCATGTTGGTCAACGTCGAAACCTGCCATGACTCCGAGGCACTCACCGAGATGTTGACCCTTTTTGCGAAGTTGGGCAGTCGAGGTATCGTGTGCATGAACGACACGAACCAACCGGGTGAAATCGAGCATGGCAATGGCCGTGTCAACGATCTAGCCGAAATGGCGGCAGCATGGAAGATCGTCTATGAACGGGTCAAGCATCTACAAGACGTCAAATTTGAGGTCTTTAATGAACCGTTTGGCTATCGGTCTGCTGAAGAGTATTTGCAGGCAATGAATACTCTCATCGCTAAGGCTGGTTTGCCCGAAGAACGCTGCATCCTCAATGGAATTGGCTACGCGGAAGACATTCAGTCGGTCGCTAAGGCAGGCTGGACCGGAGACTTGGCGTACCACTTTTACCCCAATTGGTTGCCGCGTGGGCAGCAATCGTTAGGGAACTATTCGCAGCTCATTCAAACCAGCCTATCGGGGGTCAGCAACGACATTTACATCACCGAATTCGGTGCAGCCCTCAATCGAGGTGATGTCTACAACGCCTCATCGACGAGGAACGGAAATGTGTTGGCACTTCAAGGGCTCCAAGATGCACTGCGGAACTTGAAAAAACGCGGACAACACGTCAAGGAAACCTACCATTGGCACGGCTGGGACAACGGAGATTCGTACAGTTTTTGGGACAAGGACAATCATTTTGGTGCCGAAAAGATCCGTCAGATACAAGAAGACCCTTGA